The window CATTCCCACCTCTTGATCATCACATGGAAGCACATACTTCATATCTCAGAGTCACTGATGCCCCTATCTACTGATACAATGGAATCACTGGAAAAGCCAAAGTTTCCTTAAGGTAGAATGTGGGTCTCTTGCTCACAGGACTCCAAGTGGCATCCTTCGGAGTACTCCTTCAGCCAAAGCCCACAAAAGATTCTTCTGATTCCTGAGGAAGCTAGCTTGCTAATATATTGTTGTAGTCAGTTTATTCTAAACGTTATGCCATTTTCCTCCTTAATGAAGAACTCTGGCCTTTTGTGTATCAAGTTTCATCACCTTTATTTTCTATCCATCAAGGATCTTCTTGGGATACATACAAATTCAGTATTTCAGAGTATTATCCTCAGCTTGAAAGTGTCCAATCTGGACCAGCCCTTGTGACTGTGGAACAGGTTAAGTCAAAGGGCACTGGCATTTTGCTTTCACGACTAAATGGACATTCAGAGCCCTAGCGCATTGGAAGTGGTCCAGCCAAGAACTGTTTATGTGGAGGGTGGACCAGAGATTTTAGGGGGGAGCTGTCCTCATTTCTGGGCCCTGGGGAGTTGAAGTTCAATATCTCATTTCCACTTTGATCACATTCTGACTGGATGGGAATATTGAATGAACTTTGGTCCTCCCTGCAGCCATTAGTTTTCCCTTATTATATTTCTGACTATGTCTTTGTTCACCCTTAGAAGTCCTGGATCACACTCACTCAGGGGGTACCAAGCGATGGGCATCAGGATCCCACTCTGTCCTGTGCTCAGTAATAGCCATCAGCATGGGATATACCAAAGAAGAATAGGCCTCCTCTCCCTGAGCTTGGTGTTTGGCTGTTTGTAGCaaggtgtgggaggaggggagatagCTTGGCTCATTGCCCTGCCTGCTTATGgtgccttccttctgaaaagcagacagttcaCACAGGAGCAATAGGCTCCCAGAAGCTGGTGAGCACTGAACAAGCCATTTACAGGAAGATAGCACCAGTTCCCACTTTCACACTTTGGAGAGACATTTGGGGGCACTTTACAGCTACCACACACTCACTGCTCACTCCATTTCTGgttgggaaaagaagggaaggcagTAAAAGCTCCAGAGCTAACCAagtccttctgaaggaagaagacAGGCCTTTGATGACAGGTCTCCCAGGTGGAGAATGTAGAGGGCTCTTTGGCTAAGCTTTCAGGTGTTTCTTCTTCTCACAGCCAGGTTGCCAGGAGTGGATCATGTCCAGGATCTCGCTCACCCAGGTGGTGCCTGGAGAGCAGGGAAAGAGGAGGCGGACAGGGCTGCGGGTGGCCCCCTGCTGGCCCAACGCGGGACTTGTGGCCCAGGAGAGGGGTGGGTGGCCCTCCTCACTTACCCGATTTGGGGTAGGTGCTGATAAGCAGGTCATCGGGCTGGGCCTGGAAGTTCTGCAGTGGTCCCAGTGCCTCGGCAAAGTACTTGATGAGAGGGATCCCCTTCACGTACTGCAGTGGCGGGCGTGAGGTGTCCGGGACCAGCTCCATGCCGCTGCGTCAGGGGCCAGAGTGCAGCCTACTTCCCTTAACATCACAACATGCCATCTACTGAAACCTTTGCTTTAAGATAAGGGACTGAAGGCTGGGTGACTTGCCCCCACTCACAAGGCTAGCgagtggtgggggctggggtccaAAGCCACACGTAACCTGCAGAGGGTCACAACGCTGGCTGCACCTTCACCTGAAGGGCCTGAAAAATCCCAGAGCTTGGGGCCACACCCCAAACCAGTTAAAATCACTCTGGGGGCCCAATCCCAGTTTTTGGGAAGCTCCGGATTCcagtgtgcacttgagaaaactACTCTAGAGGCTGCCTGTCCTAAGTCCccccctgttttctttctcatacTACTTCCTGCTTCAGCCCCTGGCCTACTGCACTGGCCTCCTCGCCCTGTCGTCCCCTGGAGCTCCTTGGGCCCCTCACATGTGGAAACATCCCAAAGGCCAGCCTGTGACCCCACTTGTCCAACCACACTCCATCTTGGCTCGGAGATAAACACAGCCAGCTGAGCAACTGAGCTTCTTTTAGGGGCTAAAGTCTGAGATGTAGATGAGCAAAAGAGAGGAGTCATGGAAGGGGGTTTCGGACCGGGCTGCAGTTGGCAGACTGCTTTCCCGAGGGAAAGCACAAGGATGCCATGCCATCAGaggcagcagcagagagagaggagctagCAACACCAAGTGAGGGAGGTCTGGtctggcccagcccagcccagcccaccccagcACTCACCGCACCTCTCTGGATCTTGGCCTTGTGGCTCCTTTGTGCTGTGGCTTACTGGGTGCAGTTGTGGGGAGTACAGAACTGCTTTCTGAGCTGAAGCATTTCTAAGTCCAAAGTGGGAGGTCTCTGGAGCCAGCACTGGGATCTGGCCGTCCTCCAGGAAGGAAAGGGTGGAGTTTAGAGTGGGAGGGCCCCCCTGTGCTCCCCTCCTCAGCACCTTAGCCAGAGCCCAGCTTAGACTGACCCGAAAATCCAAGATACGGGTTTAGCATGCAGAAAATAAGAGTGAATCTAGACAACAGGGCCCAGTAagctttcatttttgtcttttgggggttttttgagCTGTAATCCTGGCTCCTGACCTGCCTTCCAAACTCCACCCCTGCAGGGCGGGCCAACCAACAGCTTTTTCTAATGGATCCAGCCAGTTgagagggggcagggtggagaggaAACATGGGACACTCCCGTGAGCAGGGTCACTCACCTTCCTGGCTGGCTCCAGGCCAGTCTTGGAGATGCCAAAGGTTCAGGCTGGGGGGTGCCGCACAGGCCCCCAGCAGCCCAGGGATTCTAAAAACTGTTACTCTTGACCTCTGACAGCAAGGCCAGTACAGAGCAATATGGGTGGGCAGCATGACAGAGTCTGGGGTGGagcagaaaagggaggaagaatgcCGAGTCTAATAACCCTGGGAGTGAGTCCAGCTTCATGATTCCCAAGGGATTTCATGGAGATTCATTCATGGTTGGCAAAAGAACCATGGCCCCCAGAAGGTGCTTTTCTCTCACTGGGTCTGAAGGGGCTCTGCAGACAGAGACAAGAAGGAGTTGGGGCTTAGAGAGCCACGGGGCCCCATGGGGGTAGAGTATCCCAGTCCCCCTTCCACCGCACTCTTGGCCTCTGTCCTTCCTATTTGTGTTAAAGTCCAGAGTCAAGCTGGGCACTGGATTTGGATGGGCTCTGAGTCAAGAGTGTGTCCCCCAAGCAAAGCACTGTGTGATGTCAGAAGCGTGCTAGGGACAGCTGAGGCACCCGGGCCTCCAGAAAGAGGAGAGGCTCATCCACACAGGCCAgcagcctctccctgcctctgctcttcTCTTCAGGCCCCAGTGACTGGCAGGgcctctgcctccagcccccagcaaACACCAGGAAGTTCCGTTAACTCAAGACTCTTTATTGTGCTCAAGTAAAAACCGCCCAGACCCACAGGAGTGGCACAAACAAGCAGTGGGCGGAGGATCAGGTCTCCAGCATGTCTGTCCAGTGTTCCTGTGGAAACAAGAGGACCGGTCAAaggcagcctggggggggggagggggagggggaggctggggccaAAGCCACCTCTCACCTCTTCTAATTCCaagttctcttcttcctccttggtGCCCATCTGGCACAGCCAGATCAGGTCTCCCCACAGCAGTGAGTTCTTACAGCTACCAAGGGGTGCAGTTGGTAGGAGACACAGTCAGGATCACAAGCCTCTTCCAGGCTAGGCCCTGAGTGCCAAGATAAGGACTCGGCTGCCCTGGGCCTGGACTTGGACAACCGACACCATCTTCCCAAAGGTaggccaggctggggcaggggtggtggaCTCACCCAGGGCATTGACCCTCTAGGGGCAGAAGCTGCCCTGGCTCCTTCTCCAGGAACTCCTCTGCAAGGCAGATCACGTGGGCCCTGAGGCGGCAGCCAGGGTGGGGGCAGCACAGGGGGCCCTCTTCATCCTGTCAGAGGTGGTAGGCAGTTAAGAGAGAAAAGCGGGAGGAATGATGTAGCTAAACACTCAGAATTTCTATGGACCAGATACTGTTCCAGGGGCTTTGCATTAAACAATCCTGTGAGGCACATACTACTgctatttgcattttatagatgaaactgAAGCACGGCGAGGTTACAGCACTTGCCCACAGAGACCAAGCTAATCAGTTTCCTCTCAGCATGAGcagtgattatatatttttaaaatttttttaacgtttatttattattgagagacagacacagagcatgagcaggggaggggctgacagatggagagacacagaatccaaagcaggctccaggctccgagctgtcagcacagagcccaacgccgggctggaactcacaaaccgcgagatcatgacctgagctgaagtcggacgcctgaccgactgagccacccggccgccCCATGGGCAGTGATTATATAAACAGCACGGCCACTGCAACCACACCTATAGTTCTTCCAGCTAACTGACCTCAGGCAGGTCACTTAATCTCTGAATGGCAGGTACTCAATTTACATTTCTTGAGAGCTCCGAAGAAGTCAGGCCCATCCTTTCAGTTAATCTGTTAAATATGTATTGTCTGTTTTCCGGACCCTTTtctacagcagtgaacaagacctGGCCTTGTATGGGCGGTGGGAGAAACTGACAAGATGAATAAAACACCTAGCATGTTAAAGAATAAGtgtttaggttaaaaaaaaaaaaaaaggcaaggaagtgTACAAGAAAGAATTGCAGTTTTAGATGGAGAGCCGAGGAAGACTTCATGGAGAAGGGGAAGGTGGCACTTTATAAAGACCGAAAGTCTAGGGAAGAGCCTTACAGTCAAAGGGGAAAGGCACAGGCCCTGAGCAGGAGGGTACTGATTCTGAGGAATGGCAGCAAGTAGGCTCATCCCCATTTGAGAAACGAGGGCAAAAGGTGTCAGTGGACTGCCCGGTCCCTCAATAAACAGCTGGATCCCAAGTCGTCTGAACCCTGAAGGCCAGGTGGAGCCGCTCACCTGGAAGGAGCGTGCGCACAGGGCGCAGCAGGCCTCGGCATCTTGGTCAGGCTCGGACTCCAGGTCAGCTAAGGGTCCGGCGCGGCGCTTCGGGGCCACGGCGCGGGGGGGCGGCGGAGGCCCAAAGGTCAGCGGCATGTGCGGCGGTGGCGGTGGGCAGAGGTCACATCGGAAGTCGGCGCGCAGCCAGCGCACGGTGAGCGGGAGGCGCACCCAAGGCGGCACGCGCAGCATGTGTGCCAGCACGCGCAGGTGGAAAGCGAAGGCGGCCTCGCTGCGCAGGCGCGGGCCCACATGAGCCAGGCGGCGTGAGGCTTGCGGGTGCTGCCAGGCCCACTCGAACTGCGGGCGGAGAGTAGGGGCTTCAGGGACGCCCCAGGAAGGGGGCCACCAGGGGAAGGCCCGAAGCCCCAGCCCATTCTCCCACCGTCCCCGTCTCCTTTCTTACCCGAAGGGCGGCCACGGCGGAAGGGAAGCTGTGCACGATAAGCACCATCGCCCTGGGGAAAAGAACGAGGGCGCGGCCTGTGAGCCCTCCGCCTCACCCCGCGTCAAGCTGAACCCCCTCGCCATGATTCACCCCCAGTCCTACCTGAGAGTGAAGTCCTCATGCCAGGCTTCAAGCCTAGTCCGCGAGGCCCCGCCCCCTTCGCGAAGGTGCATCCTCTCACACCTGCCAACCTCAGGCCCCGCCTCCAGCGCAGGCCccgcctcctgccctccccctgtcCTCTCCCTTGCAGACTCTCTCTGATACAACCCCAGCCTTGTTCATCAGCCGCTGTCACCGGACCAACCCTAGATCCTCAGTCCCCTTCTCACTCAATCCCTGCCTCTTAGTCCCACAGCCGAGTTTCACAGGGCTCCGCCTCCCCACCGTGCTCCTCCACCCTTGGTGCCATTGCACCAGGAACTCGCATTCCGGCCCTGCTCTCAGCCACCGCACCGGCTCCGCCCACTGTCACTGGCTTGGCCCCGCCCCTCTCGGCAGGCCTCTCCTCAGAGCCTCGCCTCTCCCTGGAAGCCCTGCTCCAGACAGCAATCCACTCCCTCTTACCAGGGCCCGCGCCCGCTGGTCCGCCAGGCCCCTCCTTTCTTGCGGCCCCCGTTGTGCTGCTGGACCCTACGAGTAGGGTTGACGGTGAACCCCACGTAGACGCGACCCCGGTGCCGAGGGTTCAGGCAGTAGAGCAGATAGACGCCGAAGAAGCGCCCGGGCCTCGCCGCGTCCCCCCCAGGGCCCATCGAGACTTGTGGGTTGATCGCTGTGGCCTATGACCTTAGGGAGGACTGAGTTGCCAGGGCCGCAAGATGCCTGTCTCGGAAAAAGCGTTTGGAGGCGATCCCGAGATACCCTAGAGGCACGGCAA is drawn from Leopardus geoffroyi isolate Oge1 chromosome E3, O.geoffroyi_Oge1_pat1.0, whole genome shotgun sequence and contains these coding sequences:
- the LOC123588944 gene encoding structure-specific endonuclease subunit SLX1-like isoform X2, producing MGPGGDAARPGRFFGVYLLYCLNPRHRGRVYVGFTVNPTRRVQQHNGGRKKGGAWRTSGRGPWAMVLIVHSFPSAVAALRFEWAWQHPQASRRLAHVGPRLRSEAAFAFHLRVLAHMLRVPPWVRLPLTVRWLRADFRCDLCPPPPPHMPLTFGPPPPPRAVAPKRRAGPLADLESEPDQDAEACCALCARSFQDEEGPLCCPHPGCRLRAHVICLAEEFLEKEPGQLLPLEGQCPGA
- the LOC123588944 gene encoding structure-specific endonuclease subunit SLX1-like isoform X1, with product MGPGGDAARPGRFFGVYLLYCLNPRHRGRVYVGFTVNPTRRVQQHNGGRKKGGAWRTSGRGPWAMVLIVHSFPSAVAALRFEWAWQHPQASRRLAHVGPRLRSEAAFAFHLRVLAHMLRVPPWVRLPLTVRWLRADFRCDLCPPPPPHMPLTFGPPPPPRAVAPKRRAGPLADLESEPDQDAEACCALCARSFQDEEGPLCCPHPGCRLRAHVICLAEEFLEKEPGQLLPLEGQCPGCKNSLLWGDLIWLCQMGTKEEEENLELEEEHWTDMLET